The Thiohalophilus sp. sequence TGTCGCAGTTGCACCAGATCCCGCGGGCGGGCCGATTTCAGCGCGACGCGGGTGAGAATGCGTTCGATATCGCCGATCTGGCCGAGCGCATCGCGCAGCGGCAGATAGCGATCGGATTCCAGCCACAGACCGATCAACGCCTGGCGTTGGCGCAGCCGATCGTGATCGCGCAGCGGCCGGTTGATCCAGCGGCGCACCAGCCGGCTGCCCATGGGCGTGACGCAGCGATCCAGAATACCGGCCAGGGTGTGGTTGTGCTGGCCGGACAGGCTCTGTTCCAGTTCCAGGTTCTGGCGGGTGGCGGCATCGAGCAACAGGCTCTGTTCCCGTTGCTCGGTGATCAGTCCGTGCAGATGCGGCAACAGGCCGCGCTGGGTCTCCTGCACATAACGCAACAGGCAGCCGGCGGCGGCAATGGCCTGCGGCCAGTCGTCACAGCCGAAGCCGGCCAGATGTTGGGTTTGAAACTGATCGCACAGCAGGCGATAGGCGCTGTCGTGTTCGAAGTGCCAGGGTGCGCGGGTTTTGATCGCCGCGGTACGCAGACCCGGATAGTGATTATCCCGTTGTTCGTCGACCAGCAACTCGGCCGGCTGCAAACGGACCAGTTCCGAGTGCAGAGCTTCGTCCCCGTCCAGCTGCTGGACACTGAAACGGCCGCTGCTCAAATCGAGACAGGCCAGCCCGGACTGATCCTTATGCCGATACAGCGCGGCGATCAGATTATCGCGCCGCTCTTCCAGCAGCGCCTCGTCGGTCAGGGTGCCGGGGGTGACAATGCGCACCACCTCGCGTTTGACCGGGCCCTTGCTGGTGGCCGGATCGCCGAGCTGTTCGCAGATGGCAACCGACTCCCCCTGGCGCACCAGGCGGGCGAGATAACTTTCCACCGCGTGATAGGGCACCCCGGCCATCGGGATCGGCTCGCCGGCCGACTGGCCGCGTTGTGTCAGGGTAATGTCGAGCAGGTTGGCCGCGCGTTTGGCGTCGTCGTAAAACAGCTCGTAAAAATCGCCCATGCGATAGAACAGCAGAATATCCGGATACTCCGCCTTGATGCGCAGAAACTGCTGCATCATCGGCGTATGCTGTGAATTCTTTCCTGATGAACTCATGCCGTTATGATGCTCTACTCATTGAATTTTATGCATTTATCGTTTTTTCGTCGTCTCTTAACATCTCATTGAGTCTCACGAAAAAGTGTAACTTTTGCTGAAATCCAAAAGTTACACTTTTTCCGTCGCGCCGGACAAACGGATATCAATTCAAGAGGATGCCAATGGCAACAGTGCAGGGTACCAAACCTCTATCTTCCAGAACAGTGGAGGCGATGAGGCCGGGAGATAAGATTAAGCCCGACACGGGAGAAAACATCGGGTTGCGAGTGAAATGCGGGGCTACCGGAGTGAAAACATTTTTTTATCGCTATACCAGCCCGATCACCTCAAAGCTCGTTCAGGTGAAAATCGGCAACTTCCCGGAGACCTCCCTGGCCGAAGCGAGATTGAAACTCCAGGAACTGAAACAAATTCGCCGCCAGGGGTGTTGCCCGGCAACTAAGGCCAAAGAGGAGAAGCAGCAGGAACGGGAGCAGGCCCAGGAATTGGAGAAGAGGCAAGTAGAGTCAGTTGAAAAGTCCTTCACGGTTGAGAAGCTCGTAGAGTCCTACCTGACCCAATATATCGAAGACCGGAATTCTCCAGGCGGCAAGGTCATCGCCGGTGCACGAAAACCGAAGGGCAGTCCGAGACGCGCAGAATCCTCTATGGCGATTTATACTCCGGCGGGGCGACACGGCTCGCTTACGCATCGCCGTCGGTAGCAAGACCCCCGGCAAGCGACAACCGCGTCTCCTAGAACACGGCGGCGCGGTCGTCCAGGCGGTGGCTGGTCCAGTGGCCGTCGATGAATTCGGCGAGCTGGTCGGCGAGGCGAAGTTCGGCATCGCCGGGGTGAATCCCGATCCTTAACGGTCGGCCGCTGCGGCGGGCCTGATGGGCCTGAAAGCGGTTCCAGCAGCGCAGGAAGGCGGCGCGGAAGGCGGTATCCGCTTCGAAGCCCACCAGTGGCAGGGCATGCAACCGTCCGCTGCGGCAGTCGATGACGCCCCG is a genomic window containing:
- a CDS encoding Arm DNA-binding domain-containing protein, whose product is MATVQGTKPLSSRTVEAMRPGDKIKPDTGENIGLRVKCGATGVKTFFYRYTSPITSKLVQVKIGNFPETSLAEARLKLQELKQIRRQGCCPATKAKEEKQQEREQAQELEKRQVESVEKSFTVEKLVESYLTQYIEDRNSPGGKVIAGARKPKGSPRRAESSMAIYTPAGRHGSLTHRRR